The Sphingopyxis fribergensis DNA segment TCGCACGCGGCGTGCGCCAGGCGATCGTCCTCGAGGACGACACTATGGTCGACTGGGCCTATCTCGAGCCGCTCGCCCGCACCGATCTTCACGCCGAGGGCATCGATTACCTGCGGCTCTACGCCAAAAGGCCGACGTGGCAGCGCGTGGTGCGGCGCGATTTCCTTCAGCATTCGCGCACGATCGTCGAGCTGGTCGGGCTCGCCTATGGCACACAGGGTTATGCGATCACGCTCGACGGTGCGCGCAAGCTGGTCGAACATTGCCGCACCGTCCGCCGCCCGATCGACGACGCGATGGACCGCTCATGGTCGCACGGCCTGCCCAATCTCGCGCTCTATCCCGCGCCGATCCTCGAGGCGGCGATCGTTTCGGATATCGGCAATTCGCGTTTCGGGCCCAAGAGTGACCCGCTCTATCATTCGATGAAGCAGAAGGCGTGGCGCCATATCGAGCGCGCGCGCATGCGGATGCTGAAAGCGAGACGCCTGCTTGAGCGCTGAACTCCCCGCCCGCTTCGACGATGGGCTCCGCGCGCGCAGTCGCAGCTCGATCGGCTGGACGATTACGCGATTCCTGTCGGACCAGATCTTCTCGTTCGTCGTCTTCGTAATTCTCGCGCGCCTGCTGACGCAGGCCGACATCGGCGCCTTTGCGGTGATGACGGTGACTGCCGAGGCGTTCCGCATCATCGCGACCGCGGGCCTCGTCCAGACGATCGCGCGCAAAAAGGAGCTGAGCCCGGCGTTTCTCGACACCATCTATCGCTCGCAGCAAGCCTTTTCGTTCGTTTCCGCGATTTTGATCATCGCGCTTGCGCGGCCGATCGCCGACTGGATGGACGCGCCCAACATCGCCCTCCCCCTCGCGGTGATGAGCCTCGCGCTGCCGATCTCGTCCTTCGGCGCCACGCACATGGCGCTGCGTCTGCGCGAATTCGGGCATCGCACGACGGCGCTCCGCTCGGTCGTTGGCGGCCTGATCGGCGGCGCCTGCGCGGTCGCCGCCGCCTTTGCGGGGCTTGGCCTGTGGAGTCTGGTCATCCAGCGCCTCGTCACCGAGATCGTCGGAGTCGTTCTGTCGCGCGCCTCCTATGACTGGAAGCCCGGTTGGCAGTTCGAGCGCGCGATCCTGCGCGGCAATATCATGCTCAACGCCAGCCTGATCTATGTCCAGCTCGCCTTCCTAGCCACGGTGCGCGTGCAGGAAATGGCGATCGGCGCCGGGATCGGGCTCGCCGCCGTCGGTATCTACCGCACCGCCTGGCGCACCGTCGAGTTGATCGGACGCGGCGCGATCCAGCCGTTCACCCAGGTTGCGGTACAGACGCTCGCACGCGTCAAGGACGACCCTGCCGAACTGCGCAAGGCCTATCGCTGGATGATCTCGCGCGCCTCGGCGCTCTCCTTTCCCGCGCTCGTCGGTTTCGGCGCGCTGGCGCCGATCGCCATCCCCACGGTGTTCGGCGCCAAATGGAGCGAAGCCGGTGAACTGGCGCAGATTTTTGCGTTCATGGCAGTGCCCTTCACGCTCAATTTCTTCGCCTCGCCCTCGCTCAGCGTATTGGGCGCGTCGCGCAGCCTGATTTCGCTTTCGACGACGCAATTGGCGCTCGGGGTGATCCTGACGCTCGCCGCGCTGCCCTACGGCCTGTTCGCGGTTGCCGTCGCCTATGTCGGGCGCGCCTATCTGACCCTGCCGATGCAGATATGGCTGCTGCGCCGCGCCTCGGGCATCCGTCCGATCGACAGTTTCCGCGCAGTGCGCGCGCCGTTGTTCGCCTCGACGCTGATGGGCGTGGCGCTCGCGATCGCGATGCGGCTGCTCGATGCGCACCTGCCCGACTGGCAGGTGCTGCTGTTGCTCATCGCGATCGGCGGATTTTTCTATGCCATCGCGCTGCTCGCGATCTCCGGGTTGTGGCGCGGCCATTTCCTCTCCCTGTTCAGACGCTTTAGAAAGAGCCCGATATGACCCAGAAAACCGCCGACCAGCTTGTCGGCGAACTCGCGCAGCGTTTCGTCCGGGTGCTCGATGCCGTGCTGCCCGCGGGGCCGCTCGCCTTGGTCGACTTCCCCGATCACTCGAATGTCGGCGATTCGGCGATCTGGCTCGGCGAAATGGCCTATCTGCGCAAGCGCAGCCGTCTTCCAAGCTATTATTCGGCCATCGCCGATTTCGAGGATGGCGCCTGCCGCGCAGCGATCGGCGGCGGGGCGATCCTGATCCATGGCGGCGGCAATATGGGCACGCTTTGGCCCAAGCATGAGGCGTTCCGCCTCCACCTGCTGCGCACGCATCGCGGTCGCCCGATCATCCAGATGCCGCAATCGATCCATTATGCCGATCCCGCCGCTGCGGCCGAGATGGCCGAAGCAATCCGCGAACATGGCCAGTTCACCCTGCTCGTCCGCGACGCGCGCTCGCTCGCCTTTGCCGAGCAGCATTTCGACTGCGCGATCCATCTCTGTCCCGATGCCGCGCTGATGCTCGGCCGCCAGCAACGGAGCGCCGCCACCGTGCCGGTCTTCGCGCTGCTGCGCACCGATCATGAGCGCGCGGCCGGTGAGGCCAATGCACTGCCCGCCGGCGTCGTCGCCGATGATTGGCTGGAGGAGGATGCCGGCCAGAAACGTCGCCTCCGCCTGTCGCTGAAGCTCGGCCGCCTCTTCAACCGCGATCCGATGGCGCAGCGCGCCGCGCGGCAACAGCGGCTGGCCGAATGGCGGTTTCAGCGCGGTCTCGTGATGCTCTCGGCGGGCGAGCTCGTCGTCACCGACCGGCTCCACGCGCACATCCTCTCGCTGCTGCTCGACATCCCGCACGTGCTGCTCGACAACAGCTATGGCAAGGTCGCGGGTTTCGCCGATCAGTGGACGGGCGATTATGCCGGCCTGATGCGCGCAACGCACCGCGCCGAGGCGTTCGAGACCGCGCTGGCCTGCCGCGCGCCGCTTATCGTCGACGGCTAGACCGGGGCCCGAACGCGTCGGTCAATAGGCATTGCGGTGAACCAGAACCTGCGCCGTGCGCGCCAGGATCGACACGTCGCGGAGCAACGACCAGCCATGCTGATATTCGAGATCGGCCTCTAGCCGGTTCAGAATATCGCGCTTGGTGTTGGTCGCTCCCCGGAAACCGCGGATCTGGGCGAGACCGGTGATGCCGGGTTTCAGCGCGTGGCGGTGCCAATATTGCCGGTCGACCCGCCAGAACAGCTCGTTACCAGCGGTCGAGCCCAGCGCGTGCGGGCGCGGGCCGACCAGACTCATCTCGCCCGACAGCACGTTGATCAGTTGCGGCAGCTCGTCGATGCTCGTCGCGCGAATGAATTTGCCCACGCGCGTGACCCGGTTGTCGTCGCGGCTGGCCGAACGCGCGCCGTTGGCGTCGGTGGTCTCGGCGCGCATGCTGCGGAATTTCAGGATCCGGAAGATACGGTTGCCGCGTCCCATACGCTCCTGACGGAAGAAGACCGGGCCCGGCGAATCGAGCTTGATCGCCAGCGCCACCACCAGCATCAGCGGCGCCAATAGCAACAGCGCCGGGATCGTCGCCGCAAGGTCGAGCGCGCGCTTTTTCACGCGGTTTGCCCGGTTGAGCGGCCCCCACGACACCACCAGCGTCGTCACCCCGCCGCGCTGCCGCGTGGTGAGCGGCCCCAGTGCGGCGATTTCGGGCATCACGATCTCGCCCACGATGTTCACGCCCTTCAGCGCGCGCGCCCATTCGATTTTATGCTCGGGCGCGCAAACGATCGTCACCCGGTCGTAATCCTGCAGCACGGTGCCGAGGCGATCGAGCATGTACGGATCGTCGAGATCGGTGCGGAGCCCCGATGCGCGCGCGTCGATAATCTCGCGGCCGAAATAGGCGGGCGGCAGGTTGGCGCCATCGACGATGACCAGTTCGGCGGTCAGGTCGCCGAAAGCCCGGCGCACGATCCGGCACAGCAACAGCCGCTGGCTTACCAACAAGGTCACCGCGGTCACCATGCCCATACCGACCGCCAGACGCG contains these protein-coding regions:
- a CDS encoding polysaccharide pyruvyl transferase family protein — encoded protein: MTQKTADQLVGELAQRFVRVLDAVLPAGPLALVDFPDHSNVGDSAIWLGEMAYLRKRSRLPSYYSAIADFEDGACRAAIGGGAILIHGGGNMGTLWPKHEAFRLHLLRTHRGRPIIQMPQSIHYADPAAAAEMAEAIREHGQFTLLVRDARSLAFAEQHFDCAIHLCPDAALMLGRQQRSAATVPVFALLRTDHERAAGEANALPAGVVADDWLEEDAGQKRRLRLSLKLGRLFNRDPMAQRAARQQRLAEWRFQRGLVMLSAGELVVTDRLHAHILSLLLDIPHVLLDNSYGKVAGFADQWTGDYAGLMRATHRAEAFETALACRAPLIVDG
- a CDS encoding oligosaccharide flippase family protein, which encodes MSAELPARFDDGLRARSRSSIGWTITRFLSDQIFSFVVFVILARLLTQADIGAFAVMTVTAEAFRIIATAGLVQTIARKKELSPAFLDTIYRSQQAFSFVSAILIIALARPIADWMDAPNIALPLAVMSLALPISSFGATHMALRLREFGHRTTALRSVVGGLIGGACAVAAAFAGLGLWSLVIQRLVTEIVGVVLSRASYDWKPGWQFERAILRGNIMLNASLIYVQLAFLATVRVQEMAIGAGIGLAAVGIYRTAWRTVELIGRGAIQPFTQVAVQTLARVKDDPAELRKAYRWMISRASALSFPALVGFGALAPIAIPTVFGAKWSEAGELAQIFAFMAVPFTLNFFASPSLSVLGASRSLISLSTTQLALGVILTLAALPYGLFAVAVAYVGRAYLTLPMQIWLLRRASGIRPIDSFRAVRAPLFASTLMGVALAIAMRLLDAHLPDWQVLLLLIAIGGFFYAIALLAISGLWRGHFLSLFRRFRKSPI
- a CDS encoding glycosyltransferase family 25 protein, yielding MGEILPESGEAAEVLVVSLESAEARRAAFAARAADTSLAWRFFDACTGPAPGMVIDEAAVRRNKGRPMSKGEIGCYASHFSIWQDMIARGVRQAIVLEDDTMVDWAYLEPLARTDLHAEGIDYLRLYAKRPTWQRVVRRDFLQHSRTIVELVGLAYGTQGYAITLDGARKLVEHCRTVRRPIDDAMDRSWSHGLPNLALYPAPILEAAIVSDIGNSRFGPKSDPLYHSMKQKAWRHIERARMRMLKARRLLER
- a CDS encoding exopolysaccharide biosynthesis polyprenyl glycosylphosphotransferase, with amino-acid sequence MTKIDLALQGAPVRTPLAKAARRDAKIWLCLGLIALDGAALAAGFAVTLMIEQPRVISEGLLTVILGALFVHFAIAFQNQAYNPRCLTHPVKSVRQTLLSFATTLFIFLLVAFSFRLTGKMPRLAVGMGMVTAVTLLVSQRLLLCRIVRRAFGDLTAELVIVDGANLPPAYFGREIIDARASGLRTDLDDPYMLDRLGTVLQDYDRVTIVCAPEHKIEWARALKGVNIVGEIVMPEIAALGPLTTRQRGGVTTLVVSWGPLNRANRVKKRALDLAATIPALLLLAPLMLVVALAIKLDSPGPVFFRQERMGRGNRIFRILKFRSMRAETTDANGARSASRDDNRVTRVGKFIRATSIDELPQLINVLSGEMSLVGPRPHALGSTAGNELFWRVDRQYWHRHALKPGITGLAQIRGFRGATNTKRDILNRLEADLEYQHGWSLLRDVSILARTAQVLVHRNAY